In Brassica rapa cultivar Chiifu-401-42 chromosome A06, CAAS_Brap_v3.01, whole genome shotgun sequence, a single window of DNA contains:
- the LOC103873359 gene encoding auxin response factor 2-like: protein MPLYDLPSKILCRVINVDLKITLFLEPIQDENAIEKEAPLPPPPRFQVHSFCKTLTASDTSTHGGFSVLSRHADECLPPLDMSLQPPTQELVAKKLHGNEWRFRHIFRGQQRRHLLQSGWSVFVSSKRLVAGVRMGNYVWV, encoded by the exons ATGCCTCTCTATGATCTTCCTTCGAAGATCCTTTGTCGAGTCATTAATGTTGATTTAAAG ATTACTCTTTTTCTGGAACCTATT CAAGACGAGAATGCAATTGAGAAAGAGGCACCTCTTCCTCCGCCCCCCAGGTTCCAAGTGCATTCTTTCTGCAAAACCTTGACTGCTTCGGACACAAGTACGCATGGTGGATTTTCTGTGCTTAGCCGACATGCTGATGAATGTCTCCCGCCTCTG GATATGTCACTTCAGCCTCCTACTCAGGAGTTAGTAGCAAAAAAATTGCATGGAAATGAGTGGCGTTTTAGACATATTTTCCGAG GTCAACAACGAAGGCATTTGCTTCAGAGTGGGTGGAGCGTGTTTGTTAGTTCCAAGAGGCTGGTTGCAG GGGTGAGAATGGGGAATTACGTGTGGGTGTAA
- the LOC103873187 gene encoding dnaJ homolog subfamily B member 1: MGVDYYNILKVNHSATDDDLKKAYKRLAMIWHPDKNPSARRDEAEAKFKRISEAYDVLSDPQKRQIYDLYGEEGLKSGKIPNSSSYEASSSSSRPPHFFHHHRQHPPNAASFRFNPRDAEDIYAEIFGSEAPGGHRTFRDGSFRNAHSSELRKAPAVENPLPCSLEDLCKGVKKKMRLSRNVYDASGKMRVVEEILPIEIKPGWKKGTKLTFPKKGNEEPGIIPADIIFVVEEKPHPLYKRDGNDLLVNQEITLLEALTGKTLDLTTLDGKSLMIPLTDIINPEHEIVVPNEGMPISKEPGKKGNLRLKLNVRYPSKLTAEQKSELKRVLGGVS, translated from the exons atgggtgTGGATTACTACAACATACTGAAGGTGAATCACAGCGCGACGGATGATGATCTCAAGAAAGCTTACAAGCGTCTGGCCATGATCTGGCATCCCGATAAGAACCCTTCCGCGCGGAGGGACGAAGCCGAGGCCAAATTCAAGCGGATCTCTGAGGCCTACGACGTTCTCTCCGACCCTCAGAAGCGCCAGATCTACGATCTCTACGGCGAGGAAGGCCTCAAATCTGGGAAAATCCCCAACTCTTCTTCGTACGaggcttcttcctcttcctcgcGACCGCCGCACTTTTTCCACCACCATAGGCAGCATCCTCCTAACGCCGCCTCCTTCCGTTTCAACCCTAGAGACGCCGAGGATATCTACGCCGAGATCTTTGGATCTGAAGCCCCCGGAGGACATAGGACGTTTAGGGATGGGAGTTTCAGGAACGCTCATAGCAGTGAGCTTAGGAAGGCTCCAGCCGTTGAGAATCCGTTGCCTTGTAGTTTGGAGGATCTTTGCAAAGGtgtcaagaagaagatgaggttATCTAGAAATGTTTACGATGCTTCTGG TAAAATGAGGGTCGTTGAGGAGATATTGCCCATAGAAATAAAACCCGGGTGGAAGAAAGGCACAAAGCTCACTTTCCCTAAGAAAGGCAATGAAGAGCCTGGAATCATACCTGCAGACATCATCTTCGTTGTTGAAGAGAAGCCACATCCTCTTTACAAGAGAGACGGAAACGACCTTTTGGTCAACCAGGAGATCACTCTGCTTGAAGCACTAACCGGTAAGACCCTCGACCTGACCACGCTTGATGGAAAGAGTCTCATGATCCCACTAACGGATATCATCAACCCCGAGCACGAGATTGTTGTTCCAAACGAAGGAATGCCCATCTCCAAAGAGCCTGGTAAAAAAGGTAACCTGAGGTTGAAGCTTAACGTGAGATATCCGTCTAAGCTGACAGCGGAACAGAAGTCCGAGCTGAAGAGAGTTCTTGGTGGGGTTTCATGA
- the GLDH gene encoding L-galactono-1,4-lactone dehydrogenase, mitochondrial gives MLRSLLLRRSSNARSLRTPTSPFPPLRTLCTSGQTLTPPPPPPPPPISSSASEKEFRKYAGYAALALFSGAATYFSFPFPENAKHKKAQIFRYAPLPEDLHTVSNWSGTHEVQTRNFNQPETLADLEALVKEAHEKKNRIRPVGSGLSPNGIGLSRSGMVNLALMDKVLEVDKEKKRVRVQAGIRVQQLVDAIQEYGLTLQNFASIREQQIGGIIQVGAHGTGARLPPIDEQVIGMKLVTPAKGTIQLSKDKDPELFHLARCGLGGLGVVAEVTLQCVERQELLEHTYVSTLEEIKKNHKKLLSTNKHVKYLYIPYTDTVVVVTCNPVSKWSGAPKDKPKYTTDEALKHVRDLYRESIVKYRVQDSSKKTPDSREPDINELSFTELRDKLIALDPLNDVHVGKVNQAEAEFWKKSEGYRVGWSDEILGFDCGGQQWVSETCFPAGTLAKPSMKDLEYIEQLKELIEKEAIPAPSPIEQRWTGRSKSPMSPAFSTAEDDIFSWVGIIMYLPTADPRQRKDITDEFFHYRHLTQAKLWDQYSAYEHWAKIEIPKDKEELEALQERLRKRFPVDAYNKARRELDPNRILSNNMVEKLFPVSKTA, from the exons ATGCTCCGATCACTTCTCCTCCGCCGCTCCTCCAACGCCCGTTCGCTTCGAACCCCAACTTCACCATTTCCCCCTCTCCGCACTCTCTGCACTTCCGGTCAGACCTTGACTCCACCCCCTCCACCGCCGCCGCCTCCGATTTCATCCTCCGCCTCAGAAAAGGAGTTCCGTAAGTACGCCGGATACGCAGCACTGGCTCTCTTCTCCGGCGCCGCAACTTACTTCTCCTTCCCCTTCCCCGAGAACGCCAAACACAAGAAGGCTCAAATCTTCCGGTACGCTCCTCTCCCGGAAGATCTCCACACGGTCTCTAACTGGAGTGGGACTCACGAGGTCCAGACCAGGAACTTTAACCAGCCGGAGACTCTCGCTGATCTCGAAGCTCTCGTCAAGGAAGCTCATGAGAAGAAGAACAGGATCCGACCCGTTGGATCTGGTCTTTCGCCGAATGGGATCGGTTTGTCTCGGTCGGGGATGGTGAATTTGGCGCTAATGGATAAGGTCCTCGAGGTGgataaagagaagaagagagtccGTGTGCAGGCTGGGATTAGGGTTCAGCAGCTTGTTGACGCCATTCAAGAGTATGGTCTCACTCTCCAGAACTTTGCTTCCATTAGAGAGCAGCAGATTGGTGGCATCATTCAG GTTGGGGCACATGGGACAGGTGCTAGATTGCCTCCTATCGATGAGCAAGTGATTGGCATGAAGCTTGTCACTCCTGCTAAGGGAACTATTCAGCTTTCTAAGGATAAAGATCCAGAGCTCTTTCATCTAGCTCGATGTGGCCTTGGTGGACTTGGAGTTGTTGCTGAGGTCACCCTCCAGTGCGTTGAAAGACAGGAGCTTCTGGAGCACACTTACGTCTCCACCTTGGAAGAGATCAAGAAAAATCACAA AAAGTTGCTCTCTACAAACAAGCATGTGAAGTACCTGTATATTCCTTATACTGATACAGTTGTGGTTGTAACATGCAACCCTGTATCAAAGTGGAGTGGGGCACCTAAGGACAAACCAAAGTACACTACCGATGAAGCATTAAAGCATGTCCGTGACCTCTATAGAGAGAGCATTGTGAAGTATAG GGTCCAGGACTCTAGTAAGAAGACTCCTGACAGCAGGGAGCCAGACATTAACGAGCTTTCATTTACAGAGTTGAGAGATAAGCTGATTGCCCTAGATCCTCTCAATGACGTTCACGTTGGAAAAGTGAATCAAGCTGAGGCTGAGTTTTGGAAAAAATCAGAAGGATACAGAGTAGGGTGGAGTGATGAAATCCTGGGCTTTGACTGTGGTGGTCAACAGTGGGTATCAGAAACTTGTTTTCCTGCTGGAACTCTTGCTAAGCCTAGCATGAAAGACCTTGAGTACATAGAACAGCTGAAAGAGTTGATAGAAAAAGAAGCAATACCAGCACCTTCTCCAATAGAGCAGCGTTGGACAGGCCGAAGTAAGAGCCCTATGAGTCCTGCATTCAGCACTGCCGAGGATGACATTTTCTCATGG GTTGGTATAATCATGTATCTCCCGACAGCAGACCCTCGCCAGAGAAAGGACATCACGGATGAATTTTTCCACTATAGACATTTGACACAGGCAAAATTGTGGGATCAGTATTCTGCGTATGAACATTGGGCTAAAATTGAG ATACCAAAGGATAAAGAGGAACTTGAAGCCCTACAAGAAAGACTCAGAAAAAGATTCCCGGTGGATGCATACAACAAAGCACGAAGGGAGCTGGACCCAAACAGAATCCTCTCAAACAACATGGTGGAAAAGCTCTTCCCTGTCTCCAAGACTGCTTAA